One segment of Sinorhizobium sp. BG8 DNA contains the following:
- a CDS encoding HlyD family type I secretion periplasmic adaptor subunit, translating into MDKKWTSRGYLLAGYATIFVFLGGITAWASLTRINGAVVASGIIEVASNRQVVQHLTGGVVGKIFVQDGDTVKAGDVLMRLDDAFDRSELTVIEGQLFSLMGMASRLKAEQDEKNEISFDPELIAVAKTNGEAAEIIEGQTRLMKARKDTRDKQIAQLEEKKVQIAKQNEGLDSRIAALKTQLTLIGQELDAQNKLLAQSLTNASRVLQLQREEAEIKGTISQAQSNIAENAGRVAEIEIGILNIDSEVREEATTSLREIEAKIAELKENRAAKLETLSRMDITAPVPGVVLGMQVHALRSVIRAADPLLYIIPQESDLVISTQISPTQIDQVRVGQTAHIRFGAFDHRSTPEVFGHVTKVAADVLSDQRTGATYYKAEIKPDAGELAKLGDKHVMPGMPVETFIQTTERSPLEYLVKPLADYFAKAFRER; encoded by the coding sequence ATGGACAAGAAATGGACCAGCCGAGGCTATCTCCTTGCTGGATATGCAACGATCTTCGTCTTCCTCGGCGGCATCACCGCATGGGCCTCGCTGACGCGGATCAACGGTGCGGTCGTCGCATCCGGCATCATCGAGGTGGCCAGCAACCGCCAGGTCGTTCAGCACCTGACCGGCGGCGTGGTGGGCAAGATCTTCGTTCAGGACGGCGATACCGTGAAGGCGGGCGACGTGCTGATGCGGCTCGACGATGCGTTCGATCGTTCGGAACTGACGGTCATCGAGGGCCAGCTCTTCAGCCTGATGGGCATGGCGTCCCGCCTCAAGGCCGAGCAGGACGAGAAGAACGAGATCAGCTTCGATCCGGAGCTGATCGCGGTGGCGAAGACCAATGGTGAAGCGGCCGAAATCATCGAAGGCCAGACGCGCCTGATGAAGGCCCGCAAGGACACCCGGGACAAGCAGATCGCCCAGCTCGAAGAAAAGAAGGTCCAGATCGCCAAGCAGAACGAGGGACTGGACAGCCGCATCGCCGCTCTCAAGACCCAACTCACTCTCATCGGGCAGGAGCTCGATGCCCAGAACAAGCTGCTCGCCCAGTCGCTGACCAATGCCAGCCGCGTGCTCCAGCTCCAGCGCGAGGAAGCCGAGATCAAGGGCACGATCAGCCAGGCCCAGTCCAACATTGCCGAGAACGCCGGACGCGTTGCCGAAATCGAGATCGGCATTCTCAACATCGATTCCGAAGTGAGGGAAGAGGCGACGACGTCCTTGCGCGAGATCGAGGCCAAGATCGCCGAGCTGAAGGAGAACCGCGCCGCGAAGCTCGAGACCTTGAGCCGCATGGATATCACCGCACCGGTGCCGGGCGTGGTGCTGGGGATGCAGGTTCATGCGCTGCGCTCGGTCATCCGGGCCGCCGATCCGCTGCTCTACATCATTCCCCAGGAGAGCGATCTCGTGATCTCGACGCAGATCTCGCCGACGCAGATCGACCAGGTCCGCGTGGGGCAGACGGCGCACATTCGCTTCGGCGCCTTCGATCACCGCTCCACGCCGGAGGTCTTCGGCCATGTGACCAAGGTCGCAGCCGACGTGCTCTCGGACCAGCGCACCGGTGCCACCTACTACAAGGCCGAGATCAAGCCGGATGCCGGCGAGCTCGCCAAGCTCGGCGACAAGCACGTGATGCCCGGCATGCCGGTCGAGACCTTCATCCAGACCACCGAGCGCTCGCCGCTCGAATATCTGGTGAAGCCACTTGCCGACTATTTCGCAAAGGCGTTCCGCGAGCGGTAA
- the cysN gene encoding sulfate adenylyltransferase subunit CysN produces the protein MTVSATASAATIDVAAEPARSSRDSRPLRLITCGSVDDGKSTLIGRLLWDTKAVKEDQAATLKRDSSGKQNDLGLPDFALLLDGLQAEREQGITIDVAYRYFSTDRRSFIVADTPGHEQYTRNMATGASTADLAVLLVDARTGILEQTRRHATIATLMGIRQFVLAVNKIDLVGYDRSRFDQISHEFRELALSLGVKQITAIPVSALKGENVVYDGRSSMAWYEGPTLVETLESATVRSSHTVGFRLPVQRVSRPGESFRGYQGTVAGGAVKPGDSVAILPSGIVANVKQIVTYDLVRNAAVAGDAITLVLDRQVDVSRGDMIVSIDNQPMTGRKFDAQIVALQPEGIEPGKRYWLKSGSRRQRVSVQPASQLDLKNGKWTDTEKLAMNAIGKVHLTFDEQAIFDTYEQNRTTGAFILIDPETHNTVAGGMITDRLSEIGGIHKDDERVILSLPADLAEKLMATAIFANRRHDADVRHTSVGRAAEILADLDK, from the coding sequence ATGACCGTATCCGCAACTGCAAGCGCCGCCACGATCGACGTGGCGGCCGAACCGGCCCGGTCGTCCCGTGATTCCCGCCCGCTGCGGCTCATCACCTGCGGCAGTGTCGACGACGGCAAGTCCACGCTGATCGGCCGACTGCTCTGGGATACCAAGGCCGTCAAGGAAGACCAGGCGGCGACGCTCAAGCGTGATTCCTCCGGCAAGCAGAACGATCTCGGCCTTCCCGACTTCGCCCTGCTGCTCGACGGGCTCCAGGCGGAACGCGAACAGGGCATCACCATCGACGTCGCCTATCGCTACTTCTCGACCGACCGGCGTTCGTTCATCGTCGCCGACACCCCCGGCCACGAGCAGTACACCCGCAACATGGCGACGGGCGCCTCGACCGCCGATCTCGCCGTGCTTCTGGTCGATGCCCGCACCGGCATCCTCGAGCAGACCCGCCGGCATGCCACCATCGCCACCCTGATGGGCATCCGCCAGTTCGTGCTCGCGGTCAACAAGATCGACCTCGTCGGCTACGATCGCAGCCGGTTCGATCAGATCTCGCACGAGTTCCGCGAACTGGCGCTTTCGCTCGGCGTGAAGCAGATCACCGCCATTCCGGTTTCCGCGCTCAAGGGCGAGAACGTCGTTTATGACGGACGTTCCTCCATGGCCTGGTACGAAGGCCCGACGCTGGTCGAAACGCTGGAATCGGCAACCGTCCGTTCCAGCCACACGGTCGGCTTCCGCCTGCCGGTCCAGCGCGTCTCGCGGCCGGGCGAAAGCTTCCGCGGATACCAGGGCACCGTCGCAGGCGGCGCGGTCAAGCCTGGTGACAGCGTGGCGATCCTGCCCTCCGGCATTGTCGCGAACGTCAAGCAGATCGTGACCTACGACCTCGTGCGCAATGCCGCCGTGGCCGGCGACGCGATCACGCTGGTGCTCGACCGCCAGGTCGACGTATCGCGCGGCGACATGATCGTCTCGATCGACAACCAGCCGATGACGGGCCGCAAGTTCGACGCACAGATCGTTGCTCTTCAGCCCGAAGGCATCGAGCCGGGCAAGCGCTACTGGCTGAAGAGCGGCAGCCGCCGCCAGCGCGTGAGCGTGCAGCCGGCAAGCCAGCTGGATCTGAAGAACGGCAAGTGGACGGATACCGAGAAGCTGGCGATGAACGCCATCGGCAAGGTGCACCTCACCTTCGACGAGCAGGCGATCTTCGACACCTACGAGCAGAACCGCACCACCGGCGCCTTCATCCTGATCGATCCGGAGACCCACAACACGGTCGCCGGCGGCATGATCACGGACCGGCTTTCGGAGATCGGCGGCATCCACAAGGACGACGAGCGCGTCATCCTTTCGCTGCCGGCAGATCTCGCAGAGAAGCTGATGGCAACCGCGATCTTCGCAAACCGTCGCCACGACGCGGACGTGCGCCACACCAGCGTGGGACGCGCCGCAGAGATCCTGGCGGACCTCGACAAGTAA
- a CDS encoding phosphoadenylyl-sulfate reductase — MTAITDKGTAKALDDQLASLDLAGRLSLVASLGGRTVFTTSLGIEDQVITAAIGTHRLPIDVATLETGRLFKETVDLIGETESQYDITITRYHPLKDDIDEYVAKYGMNGFYESVEARHACCGVRKLKPLARALEGASFWITGLRRGQSGNRAETPFAEFDAERNLIKINVLADWDIETLKAYVEENAVPVNPLHARGYPSIGCEPCTRAIKPGEPERAGRWWWENDEKRECGLHVPEAALPSLESSAL, encoded by the coding sequence CTTTCGCTCGTAGCGAGCCTAGGCGGCCGAACCGTGTTCACCACCAGCCTCGGCATCGAGGATCAGGTCATTACGGCCGCAATCGGTACGCACCGGTTGCCGATAGACGTCGCGACGCTCGAAACCGGGCGGCTGTTCAAGGAAACCGTCGATCTGATCGGCGAAACCGAAAGCCAGTACGACATCACGATCACGCGATACCATCCGCTGAAGGACGATATCGACGAGTACGTCGCCAAGTACGGAATGAACGGCTTCTACGAGAGCGTCGAAGCGCGGCACGCCTGTTGCGGCGTGCGCAAGCTGAAGCCGCTTGCGCGCGCACTCGAAGGGGCATCCTTCTGGATCACCGGCCTTCGTCGCGGCCAGTCGGGCAACCGTGCGGAAACACCGTTCGCGGAATTCGATGCCGAACGGAACCTGATCAAGATCAACGTTCTCGCCGACTGGGACATCGAGACCCTGAAGGCCTACGTCGAGGAGAATGCGGTTCCGGTCAACCCGCTTCATGCCCGCGGTTATCCCTCGATCGGGTGCGAACCCTGCACCCGCGCCATCAAGCCGGGCGAGCCCGAGCGGGCCGGCCGCTGGTGGTGGGAGAACGACGAGAAACGCGAATGCGGCCTTCACGTGCCCGAAGCCGCCCTTCCCTCGCTGGAATCGAGCGCGCTCTGA
- the cysD gene encoding sulfate adenylyltransferase subunit CysD produces the protein MSDISGNAEARRTAPAKPPLDPHLKALENEAIHIFREVAAEFDKPVMLYSIGKDSSVLLHLARKAFYPGRVPFPLLHVNTGWKFAEMIAFRNEIVKRYDLDLVEHINPRGAAENVTPFTHGSARYTDIMKTEALRQALDAGKYDAAFGGARRDEEASRAKERIYSFRTPDHRWDPRNQRPELWNIYNGMINRGESVRAFPLSNWTEVDIWRYIQAEEIPIVPLYFAKKRPFVERDGMMILAEDPRLELLPGEVRQEGVIRFRTLGCFPLTGAIRSEATTLDDIISELETATVSERQGRAIDRDQSGSMEKKKREGYF, from the coding sequence ATGTCCGACATTTCTGGCAACGCGGAAGCGCGGCGCACTGCGCCTGCAAAGCCGCCGCTCGATCCGCATCTGAAGGCGCTCGAAAACGAAGCCATCCACATCTTCCGCGAGGTAGCCGCCGAGTTCGACAAGCCGGTGATGCTGTACTCGATCGGCAAGGATTCGTCCGTCCTGCTGCATCTGGCACGCAAGGCCTTCTATCCGGGCCGCGTCCCCTTCCCGCTCCTGCACGTCAACACGGGCTGGAAGTTCGCGGAGATGATTGCGTTCCGCAACGAGATCGTGAAGCGCTACGACCTCGATCTCGTCGAGCACATCAATCCGCGCGGCGCGGCCGAGAACGTGACGCCGTTCACGCACGGCTCCGCGCGCTACACGGACATCATGAAGACGGAAGCGCTTCGCCAGGCGCTCGACGCCGGCAAGTATGACGCCGCTTTCGGCGGCGCGCGCCGCGACGAGGAAGCCTCCCGCGCCAAGGAACGCATCTACTCCTTCCGAACGCCGGACCACCGCTGGGATCCGCGCAACCAGCGCCCCGAGCTGTGGAACATCTACAACGGCATGATCAACCGCGGCGAGAGCGTGCGCGCCTTCCCGCTGTCGAACTGGACGGAAGTCGACATCTGGCGCTACATCCAGGCCGAGGAAATCCCGATCGTGCCGCTCTATTTCGCGAAGAAACGCCCCTTTGTGGAGCGCGACGGCATGATGATCCTCGCCGAGGATCCGCGGCTCGAGCTGCTCCCCGGCGAAGTCCGCCAGGAGGGCGTTATACGCTTCCGTACACTCGGCTGCTTCCCGCTGACCGGCGCGATCCGTTCCGAGGCAACCACGCTTGACGACATCATTTCGGAGCTGGAGACGGCCACCGTCTCCGAACGGCAGGGCCGCGCGATCGACCGCGACCAGTCCGGCTCCATGGAAAAGAAGAAACGCGAAGGGTATTTCTGA
- a CDS encoding type I secretion system permease/ATPase, producing the protein MSSSSKAGADELRAALRSSATGFIAIGCFSFFVNLLVLTGPLFMLQIYDRVLASRSEATLVALTGLIAGLFTIMGVLDHIRSRIAARIGARFQARFDSRVFNAVLDRTALHARGINTTTGMRDLDAIQRVLSSPTVFTVFDIPWTPFFIFVIFTFHPLMGMLGVVGGLILIALTWLNQNGTKEDQEKAVQISRQSDEMTQTLQKESDTVRALGMRHSVATRWQKLRDQALIANIRYSDSNGFYAISSKTFRVFLQSAILALGAWLVLQNEITAGAMIASSIIIGRALAPIEGAIGQWSLVQRAFQGWKQLSVLLEKVPAEESRTALPKPRAILEVNQVTALPPGEKVATLRMLSFDLGPGQALGVIGQSASGKSTLARILTGIWPPAGGNARLDGASLEQYGFDGLADHVGYLPQDVVLFEGTVAENIARMAVNPDAEKVVEAAKKAGAHDMILRLPDGYDTKLSANGGRLSGGQKQRVGLARALYGDPVLVVLDEPNSNLDAEGSMALNMAIRNLKADGKSVVIMAHRPAAIEECDLILILENGQRLAFGPRDDVLRAHLRNHAQVVGGTGGK; encoded by the coding sequence ATGAGCTCTTCAAGTAAGGCTGGTGCCGATGAATTGCGAGCGGCGCTGCGCAGCAGCGCGACAGGCTTCATCGCAATCGGCTGCTTCAGCTTCTTCGTCAATCTTCTGGTGCTGACAGGCCCGCTGTTCATGCTGCAGATCTACGACCGCGTGCTCGCATCGCGGTCGGAAGCCACGCTCGTTGCCCTGACCGGGCTGATCGCCGGCCTCTTCACGATCATGGGCGTTCTCGATCACATCCGCAGCCGTATCGCGGCCCGCATCGGCGCCCGGTTCCAGGCACGCTTCGACAGCCGCGTGTTCAACGCGGTGCTCGACCGCACCGCACTTCATGCCCGCGGCATCAATACGACGACCGGCATGCGAGATCTCGACGCGATCCAGCGGGTCCTGTCGTCTCCGACCGTCTTCACCGTCTTCGACATTCCCTGGACGCCGTTCTTCATCTTCGTCATCTTCACCTTCCATCCGCTGATGGGAATGCTCGGTGTTGTCGGCGGGCTTATCCTGATCGCGCTGACCTGGCTCAACCAGAACGGCACGAAGGAAGACCAGGAAAAGGCGGTCCAGATCAGTCGCCAGAGCGACGAGATGACCCAGACCCTGCAGAAGGAAAGCGATACGGTGCGCGCATTGGGTATGCGCCATTCGGTCGCCACCCGATGGCAGAAGCTGCGTGACCAGGCGCTGATCGCCAACATTCGTTACAGCGACAGCAACGGCTTCTACGCCATCTCCTCCAAGACCTTCCGCGTGTTCCTGCAGTCCGCGATCCTGGCGCTCGGCGCCTGGCTGGTGCTGCAGAACGAGATCACCGCCGGCGCAATGATTGCAAGCTCGATCATCATCGGCCGCGCGCTCGCGCCGATCGAAGGCGCGATCGGTCAATGGTCGCTGGTGCAGCGCGCCTTCCAGGGCTGGAAACAGCTCTCGGTCCTCCTCGAAAAGGTACCGGCAGAGGAAAGCCGCACCGCGCTTCCGAAGCCCCGGGCGATCCTCGAAGTCAATCAGGTCACGGCTTTGCCTCCGGGCGAGAAGGTGGCGACTTTGCGCATGCTGTCCTTCGACCTCGGTCCGGGCCAGGCGCTCGGCGTGATCGGCCAGAGCGCATCCGGCAAGTCCACGCTCGCGCGCATCCTCACCGGCATCTGGCCGCCGGCCGGCGGCAACGCCCGGCTCGATGGTGCCTCGCTCGAGCAATACGGATTCGACGGGCTGGCCGACCATGTCGGCTACCTGCCGCAGGACGTGGTGCTGTTCGAAGGGACCGTCGCCGAGAACATTGCGCGCATGGCGGTAAATCCGGACGCGGAAAAGGTCGTGGAAGCCGCCAAGAAGGCGGGTGCGCACGATATGATCCTGCGTCTGCCCGATGGCTACGACACGAAGCTTTCGGCAAACGGCGGACGCCTTTCCGGCGGACAGAAGCAGCGCGTCGGTCTCGCCCGCGCGCTCTACGGCGACCCTGTGCTCGTCGTGCTGGACGAACCGAACTCCAATCTCGATGCCGAGGGATCGATGGCGCTCAACATGGCGATCCGCAATCTCAAGGCGGACGGCAAGTCGGTCGTCATCATGGCGCACCGCCCGGCCGCGATCGAGGAATGCGATCTCATTCTCATTCTGGAAAACGGCCAGCGTCTTGCCTTCGGTCCGCGCGACGATGTGTTGCGTGCGCACTTGCGCAACCACGCGCAGGTCGTTGGCGGGACAGGCGGCAAGTAG
- a CDS encoding LysE family translocator, protein MHLEHVNHLMLVYATYLIAVASPGPSNMAIMGVAMSQGRASAVVLALGVMTGSMFWAVLAAAGMSTLLAEYAGALIAIKIAGGLYLLYLAFKSARSALSDRVRPVIADAPGKRTTHYRKGLLLHLTNPKSILGWIAIMSLGLRPDAPPYTLQAIVAGCAILGVTVFVGYALIFSTALMGQAYQKTRRWIEGTLALVFGYAGIRLLLSKT, encoded by the coding sequence ATGCATCTGGAGCACGTCAATCATCTCATGCTTGTCTATGCCACGTACCTGATCGCGGTCGCGAGCCCCGGTCCCAGCAACATGGCCATCATGGGAGTTGCGATGAGCCAGGGGCGTGCGTCCGCTGTGGTCCTGGCACTCGGTGTGATGACGGGGAGCATGTTTTGGGCGGTTCTTGCCGCGGCCGGCATGTCCACACTTCTGGCCGAATATGCCGGGGCTCTCATTGCGATCAAGATTGCCGGGGGTCTCTACCTGCTCTATCTCGCTTTCAAATCCGCAAGATCGGCTCTGTCGGACCGTGTTCGGCCGGTGATTGCCGATGCCCCCGGGAAAAGAACGACCCACTATCGCAAAGGCCTTCTGCTTCATCTGACCAACCCCAAGTCCATCCTCGGATGGATCGCGATCATGTCCCTCGGCCTGCGTCCTGACGCCCCGCCGTACACCCTGCAGGCGATCGTGGCGGGCTGCGCGATCCTCGGAGTTACGGTCTTCGTCGGGTACGCCCTGATCTTCTCGACGGCTCTGATGGGGCAGGCCTATCAGAAAACTCGGCGCTGGATCGAAGGCACGCTTGCGCTGGTCTTCGGGTATGCCGGTATCCGCTTGCTGCTTTCGAAGACGTAG